The following are encoded in a window of Flavobacterium sp. WC2421 genomic DNA:
- a CDS encoding DUF5683 domain-containing protein, which translates to MNKLISIGILFFILGNATVFAQAKKEAVLVAKDTLKSNDIDPLTPAKAAFYSAILPGLGQAYNKKYWKIPLVYGAIGTSLYFYLDSNKKYHQYRDAYKRRLEGYSDDNFTYLDNSRLISGQKFYQRNRDLSALFVVAFYALNIIDANVDAALIQFNVDENLSIRPIIYPNDVTFKTNVGLTLNYNF; encoded by the coding sequence GTGAACAAACTTATTTCCATAGGAATACTTTTCTTTATTTTAGGAAATGCTACTGTTTTTGCTCAAGCAAAAAAAGAGGCTGTTCTAGTCGCAAAAGACACTTTAAAATCAAATGATATCGATCCTTTAACCCCAGCAAAGGCGGCTTTTTACTCCGCTATTTTACCTGGTTTAGGTCAAGCATACAATAAAAAATATTGGAAAATCCCACTGGTATATGGTGCTATTGGTACTAGTCTTTATTTTTATCTAGATAGTAATAAAAAATACCATCAATATAGAGATGCATACAAACGAAGATTAGAAGGATATAGTGACGATAATTTTACTTATTTAGATAACTCTAGATTAATTTCTGGTCAAAAATTCTATCAACGCAACCGCGATTTATCCGCTTTATTCGTTGTAGCATTTTATGCTTTAAACATAATAGATGCTAATGTTGATGCAGCCCTAATACAGTTTAATGTTGATGAAAACTTATCAATACGTCCAATTATTTACCCCAATGATGTAACATTCAAAACAAATGTGGGTCTAACTCTTAATTATAATTTTTAG
- a CDS encoding ParB/RepB/Spo0J family partition protein, which produces MAKAIKKQALGRGLSALLKDPENDIKSVDDKNADKVVGNIIELEIDAIEINPFQPRSNFNEESLRELATSIKELGVIQPITVRKLDFNKYQLISGERRLRASTLVGLTTVPAYIRIANDNESLVMALVENIQRHDLDPIEIALSYQRLIDEIQLTQEQMSERVGKKRSTIANYLRLLKLDPIIQTGIRDGFISMGHGRAIINIEDLDIQTDIYQKIVSQNLSVRDTEALVKNYQDSLKPKPATKAKAASFEIEESQKKVFSTYFGNKVDVKVAGNGKGKITIPFQSEEDLKRIIELIKG; this is translated from the coding sequence ATGGCAAAAGCAATAAAAAAACAAGCCTTAGGAAGAGGATTATCTGCATTATTAAAAGATCCGGAAAATGATATAAAATCCGTAGATGATAAAAATGCTGATAAAGTTGTAGGAAATATTATTGAGCTTGAAATTGATGCGATTGAAATAAATCCATTTCAACCAAGAAGTAATTTCAATGAAGAATCATTGCGAGAACTCGCTACTTCCATCAAGGAATTAGGCGTTATTCAACCTATTACCGTACGAAAATTAGACTTTAATAAATACCAATTAATTTCAGGGGAACGTCGTTTACGTGCTTCTACTTTAGTTGGACTTACAACAGTTCCAGCATATATTCGTATTGCAAACGACAATGAATCATTGGTGATGGCTTTAGTTGAAAATATTCAACGTCATGATTTAGATCCTATTGAAATCGCACTTTCATACCAACGATTGATTGATGAAATTCAATTGACTCAAGAGCAAATGAGTGAACGTGTTGGGAAAAAACGGTCTACTATCGCTAATTACTTGCGCCTTTTAAAATTAGATCCAATTATTCAAACAGGTATTCGTGATGGCTTTATCAGTATGGGACATGGTCGTGCTATAATAAACATTGAAGATCTTGACATTCAAACTGATATCTATCAAAAAATTGTAAGTCAGAATCTTTCCGTTCGTGATACAGAAGCATTGGTAAAAAACTATCAAGACAGCTTGAAACCAAAACCAGCTACAAAAGCAAAAGCAGCTTCTTTTGAAATTGAAGAGTCACAAAAGAAAGTGTTCTCTACTTATTTTGGAAACAAAGTAGATGTAAAAGTAGCAGGAAATGGTAAAGGAAAAATTACAATTCCTTTTCAATCCGAAGAAGATTTAAAAAGAATCATCGAATTAATAAAGGGATAG
- a CDS encoding ParA family protein, translating to MGKIIAIANQKGGVGKTTTSVNLAASLGVLEKKVLLIDADPQANASSGLGIDVESVEIGTYQILEHSNTPREAIVKCSAPNVDVIPSHIDLVAIEIELVDKENREYMLKKALEDIKDEYDYIIIDCAPSLGLLTLNALTAADSVIIPIQCEYFALEGLGKLLNTIKSIQKIHNPDLDIEGLLLTMFDSRLRLSNQVVEEVQKHFNDMVFDTIIQRNVKLSEAPSFGESIINYDATSKGATNYLHLAQEVIKKNSK from the coding sequence ATGGGCAAAATCATTGCGATTGCTAATCAAAAAGGAGGAGTTGGAAAGACAACGACATCAGTAAATCTTGCTGCATCCTTAGGGGTTTTAGAAAAAAAAGTACTACTTATTGACGCTGACCCTCAAGCTAATGCTAGTTCAGGGTTAGGTATTGATGTGGAAAGTGTAGAAATTGGAACCTATCAAATTCTGGAACACAGCAACACTCCCAGAGAAGCTATAGTAAAATGTTCTGCGCCAAATGTGGATGTAATTCCATCTCATATTGACCTTGTTGCCATCGAAATTGAATTGGTAGACAAAGAAAATAGAGAATACATGCTTAAAAAAGCATTGGAAGATATAAAAGACGAATATGACTACATCATTATAGATTGCGCACCATCATTAGGATTGCTTACTTTAAATGCATTAACAGCGGCAGACTCTGTTATTATTCCAATACAATGTGAATATTTTGCACTCGAAGGTTTAGGTAAATTATTAAATACTATAAAAAGTATTCAAAAAATTCACAATCCAGATTTAGACATTGAAGGTTTGTTATTAACAATGTTTGACTCTCGTTTGCGTTTATCGAACCAAGTTGTAGAAGAAGTTCAAAAACATTTCAACGATATGGTTTTTGATACCATTATCCAACGAAATGTAAAACTGAGTGAAGCACCAAGTTTTGGTGAAAGCATTATAAACTATGATGCAACAAGTAAGGGAGCGACTAACTACTTACACTTAGCTCAAGAAGTTATAAAGAAAAACAGTAAATAG
- the trxB gene encoding thioredoxin-disulfide reductase, with protein sequence MSDTIEKIKCLIIGSGPAGYTAAIYAARANMNPVLYQGIQPGGQLTTTNEVENFPGYVDGVTGPEMMVQLQAQAQRFGTDVRDGWATKVDFSGDVHKVWINDTKELHCETVIISTGASAKYLGLPSEQHYLKMGGGVSACAVCDGFFYRNQEVVIVGAGDSACEEAHYLSKLCKKVTMLVRSEKFRASKIMEERVRKTENITILMNHDTVEVLGDEQVVTAVKALNKSTNETFDIEATGFFVAIGHKPNTDIFKDFLTLDETGYIINTPGTSKTNVAGVFVAGDAADHVYRQAITAAGTGCMAALDAERYLASKD encoded by the coding sequence ATGTCAGATACAATCGAAAAAATTAAATGTCTTATTATAGGTTCTGGACCGGCAGGTTATACTGCGGCAATATATGCAGCCAGAGCAAACATGAATCCTGTTTTATACCAAGGAATACAACCAGGCGGACAATTAACTACTACTAATGAAGTAGAGAATTTCCCAGGTTATGTAGATGGAGTTACTGGACCAGAGATGATGGTTCAATTGCAAGCACAAGCACAACGTTTTGGTACTGATGTACGTGATGGATGGGCTACTAAAGTAGACTTTTCTGGAGATGTACATAAAGTATGGATTAATGATACTAAAGAATTGCACTGTGAAACGGTGATTATTTCTACCGGTGCTTCGGCAAAATATTTAGGACTGCCATCTGAACAACACTATTTAAAAATGGGTGGAGGAGTTTCTGCCTGTGCTGTTTGTGACGGATTTTTCTATAGAAATCAAGAAGTAGTAATTGTAGGAGCTGGAGATTCGGCTTGTGAGGAAGCACATTATTTATCTAAACTTTGTAAAAAAGTAACAATGTTAGTACGTAGTGAAAAATTCCGTGCTTCAAAAATCATGGAAGAACGCGTTCGCAAAACAGAGAATATTACTATTTTAATGAACCATGATACTGTTGAAGTTTTAGGTGATGAACAAGTGGTAACTGCTGTAAAAGCGTTGAATAAATCTACAAATGAGACTTTTGACATTGAAGCAACAGGTTTCTTCGTGGCAATTGGTCATAAGCCCAATACAGATATTTTTAAAGACTTTCTTACATTAGACGAAACTGGATATATTATAAATACTCCTGGTACTTCTAAAACGAATGTAGCTGGTGTTTTTGTAGCTGGTGATGCTGCAGATCATGTGTATCGTCAAGCAATTACTGCTGCTGGCACAGGATGTATGGCCGCTCTAGATGCAGAGCGATATTTAGCTTCCAAAGATTAA
- a CDS encoding DUF2807 domain-containing protein: MKNYIAVLLLLISTTITLAQSKEKIKGSKKVTTEQREIGPFNTLEVEDNLEVYLEMGEKPEIKIEADDNLHDIISIDLRGNTLRVYTRKEAIRYKKLIVKITYTKDLNFVTSKNDVAINAIQEVQIDTITFKSFDNSQLFLNVNSKDFLLESNDKSKVELNLKSENSKIVLSQSASLKSLIATQNLISDLYQKSEAKIEGSAMNALIRIDSNSKLTANKLTVKNIDLTAEGYAECSVNAETNIVIAASDKSEVDLYGDPKIEMKKFTDEAKLLKKVK; encoded by the coding sequence ATGAAAAATTACATCGCTGTACTTCTACTTCTTATATCTACAACTATAACATTGGCGCAAAGTAAAGAAAAAATAAAAGGATCTAAAAAAGTAACTACTGAGCAAAGAGAAATAGGCCCTTTTAATACTCTTGAAGTCGAAGACAATCTTGAAGTATACTTAGAAATGGGAGAGAAACCTGAAATAAAAATTGAAGCAGATGACAATCTTCATGATATTATTTCAATAGATTTAAGAGGTAATACATTACGCGTTTACACAAGAAAAGAAGCCATTCGATACAAGAAGTTAATTGTAAAGATTACCTATACTAAAGACTTGAATTTTGTAACTTCAAAAAACGATGTGGCTATAAATGCAATTCAAGAAGTACAGATTGATACCATTACATTTAAATCATTTGATAATTCACAGCTTTTTTTAAATGTTAATTCCAAAGATTTTCTTTTAGAGTCTAATGACAAATCTAAAGTGGAACTAAATCTGAAATCTGAAAATTCGAAAATTGTATTGAGCCAAAGTGCCTCATTAAAATCATTAATCGCAACACAAAACTTGATTAGCGATTTATATCAAAAATCAGAAGCTAAAATAGAAGGAAGCGCAATGAACGCCCTTATCAGAATCGACAGCAATTCAAAATTAACTGCCAATAAGTTAACTGTAAAAAATATTGATTTAACAGCTGAAGGCTATGCTGAATGCTCCGTTAATGCAGAAACAAATATCGTTATTGCCGCTTCAGACAAATCAGAAGTTGACTTATATGGTGATCCAAAAATAGAAATGAAAAAATTTACGGATGAAGCCAAGTTACTTAAAAAAGTAAAATAG
- a CDS encoding head GIN domain-containing protein produces the protein MLKIITIITKFILVALTALLFASCNYSVNSKSIRGSGNVTTEKRTVEGDFKSIEVSNAIDLVIEQGDNKEISVEADDNLQNSITTKVENGVLIVACDYNSFINIESKKVTVKMPIIEELQASSASSIRSINTLKGEKISLRASSAATIDVKIESDNISSKSSSGSTISMNGMALNLEAIASSGSTINAKELLANEVSAKSSSGSSIHVHPIVSLKAKASSGSSITYNNTPHSLEKNSSSGASIDRD, from the coding sequence ATGCTAAAAATCATCACAATCATCACAAAATTTATACTGGTTGCGCTAACTGCATTATTGTTTGCATCCTGCAACTATTCTGTAAATTCAAAATCGATAAGAGGTAGTGGAAACGTTACCACTGAAAAAAGGACTGTAGAAGGAGACTTTAAAAGTATAGAAGTAAGCAATGCTATTGATCTTGTTATTGAGCAAGGTGATAATAAGGAAATTAGTGTTGAGGCGGATGATAACTTGCAAAATAGCATTACTACAAAAGTTGAAAATGGAGTACTTATTGTTGCATGTGATTACAATTCATTTATTAATATTGAGTCGAAAAAAGTCACTGTTAAAATGCCAATTATTGAAGAACTACAAGCGTCAAGCGCCTCCTCAATACGAAGCATCAATACGTTGAAAGGAGAAAAAATTAGTCTTAGAGCTTCTAGTGCCGCAACTATTGATGTGAAAATTGAATCCGATAATATATCTAGCAAATCAAGTAGTGGTAGCACTATTTCAATGAATGGTATGGCTCTTAACTTAGAAGCAATAGCTTCTAGCGGAAGCACAATCAATGCCAAAGAATTATTAGCCAATGAAGTGAGCGCAAAATCATCTAGCGGATCATCAATACATGTTCATCCCATAGTAAGTTTGAAAGCAAAAGCTTCTAGTGGTAGCTCTATTACTTATAATAATACGCCACATTCACTTGAAAAAAATTCAAGCTCTGGAGCAAGTATTGATAGAGATTAG
- a CDS encoding PspC domain-containing protein — translation MNKTVNINLGGMFFHIDEDAYQKLTRYFDAIKRSLSNSSGQEEIIKDIEMRVSELLNEKQKSDKHVVGLKDVDEVITVMGQPEDYIIEEDNKTNQTFTETSNRRVKKLYRDKEKGMIGGVAAGLSHYFGIDTVWIRILLIISVWGFGTGVLAYIILWIVTPEAITTSEKLEMTGEPVNISNIEKKVREEFENVSDKIKNVDYDKYGNQIKSGANKIGSSFGDFILSVFKVFAKFLGILLIITGLTTLIFLLIGVFTLGSSTFIDFPWQSFVEAGNFTDYPIWSFGLLMFFAVGIPFFFLTLLGFKLLAPNMKSIGNIAKYTLLALWIIAVALAISIGIRQATAFAIDGRVVHKENIVMQPTDTLFIKFKHNDYYAKNVNDRNDFKITQDSTDNDVIYSNEVSFKIEKTDEKIPYIQIEKEAKGKSLSEAKKRAKEIKYNYKIIGNQLILDNYLLSDLKNKYRDQEIEVTLYLPEGTLFKADSSVQNYDRSNDEFFNLHYSSDKYLYQVMDTKVKCLDCPADEDEYNDVDVDNNEDDHATVTINKNGVSITNDTIIKENNNIKELKINKDGIIIKTK, via the coding sequence ATGAACAAAACTGTAAATATAAACTTAGGCGGAATGTTCTTTCATATAGATGAAGATGCATACCAAAAACTAACTCGTTATTTTGATGCTATAAAGCGTTCTCTATCCAATTCATCTGGTCAAGAAGAAATCATCAAAGACATTGAAATGCGCGTTTCGGAATTACTGAACGAGAAACAAAAAAGCGACAAACATGTTGTGGGTTTAAAAGATGTTGACGAAGTGATTACGGTCATGGGACAACCTGAAGACTATATCATTGAAGAAGACAATAAAACAAATCAAACCTTTACAGAAACTTCTAATAGAAGAGTAAAAAAACTATATAGAGATAAAGAAAAAGGAATGATAGGCGGTGTAGCTGCTGGACTTAGTCATTATTTTGGAATTGATACTGTATGGATTCGAATTTTATTAATAATATCAGTTTGGGGATTTGGAACAGGTGTATTAGCCTACATCATTCTTTGGATTGTAACGCCAGAAGCAATAACAACATCCGAAAAACTAGAAATGACTGGAGAACCAGTTAACATTTCGAATATCGAAAAAAAAGTTCGTGAAGAATTTGAAAACGTTTCTGACAAAATTAAAAATGTTGATTATGACAAATACGGTAATCAAATAAAGTCGGGAGCAAATAAAATAGGAAGTTCATTTGGAGATTTTATCCTATCTGTTTTCAAAGTATTTGCTAAATTTCTCGGTATCCTATTAATCATCACAGGATTAACAACATTAATCTTTTTACTGATAGGCGTATTCACATTAGGCTCTTCCACTTTTATTGATTTCCCATGGCAAAGTTTTGTTGAAGCAGGAAACTTTACGGACTACCCTATTTGGTCATTTGGACTATTAATGTTCTTTGCAGTGGGTATCCCTTTCTTTTTTCTAACGCTATTGGGTTTTAAATTATTGGCTCCAAACATGAAGTCAATAGGAAACATTGCTAAATATACATTATTAGCACTTTGGATAATTGCAGTAGCATTAGCAATCTCTATTGGAATAAGACAAGCAACTGCATTTGCAATTGATGGTAGAGTAGTACATAAAGAGAATATAGTTATGCAACCTACTGACACTTTGTTTATTAAATTCAAACACAATGACTATTATGCAAAAAATGTGAATGATAGAAATGATTTCAAAATTACCCAAGACTCCACTGACAATGATGTTATTTATTCAAATGAAGTTAGTTTTAAAATCGAAAAAACAGACGAGAAAATACCCTATATTCAAATAGAAAAAGAGGCAAAAGGAAAATCTTTATCTGAAGCTAAAAAAAGAGCAAAAGAAATTAAATACAACTACAAAATAATTGGAAATCAATTAATACTTGATAACTATCTATTGAGTGATTTAAAAAATAAATACAGAGATCAAGAAATTGAAGTCACATTATACTTACCCGAAGGAACTTTATTTAAAGCAGATTCAAGTGTGCAAAACTATGATAGATCTAATGATGAGTTTTTTAACTTACACTACAGTTCAGATAAATATCTTTACCAAGTAATGGACACAAAAGTAAAATGTTTGGATTGTCCAGCTGATGAAGATGAGTATAATGATGTGGATGTTGATAATAATGAAGACGACCACGCTACAGTAACAATTAATAAAAACGGGGTTTCAATTACGAATGATACTATAATTAAAGAAAACAATAATATCAAAGAGTTGAAAATAAACAAAGACGGTATCATCATTAAAACTAAATAA
- a CDS encoding PadR family transcriptional regulator — MNIENTKAQMRKGVLEFCILSVLKEKDAYTSEILDTLKNAKLLVVEGTIYPLLTRLKNDGLLSYRWEESTSGPPRKYYGLTEIGQTFLNELNGTWTELSDAVNLITNQK; from the coding sequence ATGAACATTGAAAACACAAAAGCACAGATGCGTAAAGGTGTTCTCGAATTTTGCATCCTATCCGTATTGAAAGAAAAAGATGCATACACATCGGAAATACTAGACACTTTAAAAAACGCAAAATTACTCGTAGTGGAGGGTACTATTTACCCACTACTGACACGACTAAAAAACGACGGATTATTAAGCTACCGTTGGGAAGAATCAACATCAGGACCACCAAGAAAATATTATGGTCTTACTGAAATAGGACAAACCTTTTTAAACGAATTAAATGGTACTTGGACAGAATTGTCTGATGCCGTAAATCTAATCACAAACCAAAAATAA
- a CDS encoding DUF4870 domain-containing protein has product METITEKNAATFTHISTLTQYFIPFGNYIFPILIWSTKKDQSEFVDYNGKQVLNFQLSLLLYSLVLIAIAVPIFLITIFNNVPFDAIIHDDNFVINNFNFDNSIGLLTIGIMAVIIFGCLKIAEFFLIIYAAIKTSNGERFKYPITIPFIK; this is encoded by the coding sequence ATGGAAACAATTACCGAAAAAAATGCCGCTACTTTTACACACATAAGTACGTTAACACAATACTTTATTCCTTTTGGGAATTATATTTTTCCAATATTAATTTGGTCGACAAAAAAAGATCAGTCCGAATTTGTAGATTATAATGGAAAACAAGTACTTAATTTTCAATTGAGTTTACTATTGTATTCGTTAGTCCTTATTGCTATTGCAGTACCTATTTTCTTAATCACTATTTTTAACAATGTTCCTTTTGATGCTATCATTCATGATGATAATTTTGTTATCAATAATTTTAATTTTGACAACAGTATTGGTCTATTAACAATTGGAATTATGGCAGTTATTATTTTTGGCTGTTTGAAAATAGCAGAGTTCTTTTTAATTATCTATGCAGCAATAAAAACATCAAACGGAGAACGTTTTAAATATCCAATCACAATTCCATTTATAAAATAA
- a CDS encoding DUF4442 domain-containing protein, with product MNLTASKLNKFLFFKLPSAFLCGVRVKEIDENKCVVSVKHRWINQNPFNSMYFAVQAMAAELSTGALVIYQIKKSGKKISMLVANNKGNFTKKATGRITFVCKDGHLIAQAIKETIATGEGQTFWMKSIGTNEEGVQVSEMDFEWSVRIK from the coding sequence ATGAACCTTACAGCCTCTAAACTTAATAAATTTCTATTTTTCAAATTGCCTTCTGCTTTTCTTTGCGGAGTAAGGGTAAAAGAAATAGATGAGAATAAATGTGTGGTCTCTGTAAAACACCGCTGGATCAATCAAAATCCATTCAATTCGATGTATTTTGCAGTTCAGGCTATGGCTGCTGAGCTTTCAACAGGAGCATTAGTAATCTATCAAATTAAAAAAAGCGGAAAAAAAATATCCATGTTAGTGGCTAATAATAAAGGAAATTTTACAAAAAAAGCAACTGGAAGAATAACATTTGTATGTAAGGATGGGCACTTGATAGCGCAAGCAATCAAAGAAACAATTGCTACAGGAGAGGGACAAACTTTCTGGATGAAATCCATAGGGACGAATGAAGAGGGAGTTCAAGTGTCAGAAATGGATTTTGAATGGAGTGTTAGAATAAAATAA